Proteins co-encoded in one Cupriavidus nantongensis genomic window:
- a CDS encoding ABC transporter permease codes for MTAVTVEPEDKTPPRAAAREQSPWRRFAAEFFASKIAVAGLATLVTIILIAIFAPWLAPQNPYDLATLDVLDARLAPGEQAGSGMTFLLGSDEQGRDILSAVMYGLRISIGVGVVSTLIALLLGATLGLLAGFLGGRTEAFIMRVADLQLSFPPILLALILLAFLRPGLGNIVIALVAVQWAYYARTTRSAALVERRKEYIEAATCLGLPPARIMFRHLLPNCLPPLIVIAALQVASAITLEATLSFLGLGVPITEPSLGSLISNGQQYMLSGKYWISFFPGIALVVTIVAMNLVADQLRDVLNPRLQTQ; via the coding sequence ATGACCGCAGTCACCGTCGAACCCGAAGACAAGACGCCGCCGCGCGCCGCGGCGCGCGAGCAATCCCCCTGGCGACGCTTTGCCGCCGAGTTCTTCGCCAGCAAGATCGCCGTGGCGGGGCTGGCCACGCTGGTGACGATCATCCTGATCGCCATCTTCGCGCCGTGGCTGGCGCCGCAGAACCCGTATGACCTGGCCACGCTGGACGTGCTCGACGCGCGCCTGGCGCCGGGCGAGCAGGCCGGCAGCGGCATGACCTTCCTGCTGGGCTCGGACGAGCAGGGCCGCGACATCCTGTCGGCGGTGATGTACGGGTTGCGCATCAGCATCGGCGTGGGCGTGGTCAGCACCCTGATCGCGCTGCTGCTAGGCGCCACGCTCGGGCTGCTGGCCGGTTTCCTGGGCGGACGCACCGAGGCCTTCATCATGCGCGTGGCGGACCTGCAGCTGTCGTTCCCGCCGATCCTGCTGGCGCTGATCCTGCTGGCCTTCCTGCGCCCGGGGCTGGGCAATATCGTGATCGCGCTGGTGGCGGTGCAGTGGGCCTACTACGCGCGCACCACGCGCAGCGCCGCGCTGGTCGAACGGCGCAAGGAGTACATCGAGGCCGCCACCTGCCTGGGCCTGCCGCCCGCCCGCATCATGTTCCGCCACCTGTTGCCCAACTGCCTGCCGCCACTGATCGTGATCGCGGCGCTGCAGGTGGCCTCGGCGATCACGCTGGAGGCGACGCTGTCGTTCCTCGGGCTGGGCGTGCCGATCACCGAGCCGTCGCTGGGTTCGCTGATTTCCAACGGCCAGCAGTACATGCTGTCGGGCAAGTACTGGATTAGCTTCTTCCCGGGCATTGCGCTGGTGGTCACCATCGTGGCGATGAACCTGGTCGCCGACCAGCTGCGCGATGTGCTGAACCCGCGCCTGCAGACGCAATAA
- a CDS encoding enoyl-CoA hydratase, translated as MPYENILVETRGRVGLVTLNRPKALNALNDALMDELGAALTAFDQDEGIGAIVITGSERAFAAGADIGMMAKYSFMDVYKGDYITRNWETIRKIRKPVIAGVAGYALGGGCELAMMCDIVIAADSAKFGQPEVKLGTMPGAGGTQRLPRAVSKAKAMDLCLTSRMMDAAEAERSGLVSRVVPADKLLDEVLAAAETIAGFSLPVVMMIKESVNAAYETTLAEGVHFERRLFHATFATEDQKEGMAAFVEKRSPNFQHR; from the coding sequence ATGCCGTACGAAAACATCCTGGTCGAGACCCGCGGCCGCGTTGGCCTGGTCACGCTGAACCGCCCGAAGGCCCTGAATGCGCTCAATGATGCGCTGATGGATGAACTGGGCGCCGCGCTGACCGCGTTCGACCAGGATGAAGGTATCGGCGCCATCGTCATCACCGGCAGCGAGCGTGCCTTCGCCGCCGGCGCCGATATCGGCATGATGGCCAAGTACTCTTTCATGGACGTCTACAAGGGCGACTACATCACCCGCAACTGGGAAACCATCCGCAAGATCCGCAAGCCGGTGATCGCGGGCGTGGCCGGCTATGCGCTGGGTGGCGGCTGCGAACTGGCGATGATGTGCGACATCGTCATCGCGGCGGACTCGGCCAAGTTCGGCCAGCCCGAGGTCAAGCTCGGCACCATGCCCGGCGCGGGTGGCACGCAGCGGCTGCCGCGCGCGGTTTCCAAGGCCAAGGCGATGGACCTGTGCCTGACTTCGCGCATGATGGACGCCGCCGAAGCCGAGCGCTCCGGCCTGGTGTCGCGCGTGGTGCCCGCCGACAAGCTGCTGGACGAGGTGCTGGCGGCGGCCGAGACCATCGCCGGGTTTTCGCTGCCGGTGGTCATGATGATCAAGGAGTCGGTCAACGCCGCCTACGAGACCACGCTGGCAGAGGGCGTGCACTTCGAGCGCCGCCTGTTCCACGCCACCTTCGCCACCGAAGACCAGAAAGAGGGCATGGCCGCCTTTGTCGAGAAGCGCAGCCCGAATTTCCAGCACCGTTAA
- a CDS encoding ABC transporter substrate-binding protein, which translates to MSLRTFKKAIGAVAVAGALGLALAGTAQAADLKLTMSSPPTSMDPHFYNLFSNINVSEHIFDSLTKMDPDSRIIPGLAESWKLVNNLTWEFKIRKGVKFHDGSELTAEDVIWSLDRPATIQNSPGKFDVYTKAIVNKKIIDKHTIQLTTSQPYPLMLNDLTSIFIVQKKATQGLGSDDFAQGKGMIGTGPFKFVSYARDDRVELVRNNDYWGNKPAWDKVTLRFIPNPATRLAALLSGDVQAIENVPTPDLPKVRKDPKLAFFSKISHRVIYLYFDAKRDKSPYVTTKEGAPLDKNPLKDTRVRNAISMAINRQGIKDRLMEGLSEPTNNLVPPTLFGYNPNLKTVKYDPEGAKKLLAEAGFPNGFGVTLHTPNNRYVNDEKIAQTIAQNLTRIGISTKVEGMPMATYSSKGIKHEWSFGLLGWGAQTGEVSSPLRALLACEDSKKGFGTTNWGEYCNPKMDVVLEKALSTVDDTERSKLLQEATAIAINDGGIIPIHQQVTTWATQKGIVYVPRTDERTYAHNFKPQ; encoded by the coding sequence ATGTCCCTTCGCACTTTCAAGAAGGCAATTGGCGCGGTCGCGGTGGCGGGGGCCCTTGGCCTTGCGCTGGCCGGCACCGCCCAGGCTGCGGACCTCAAACTGACCATGAGTTCGCCGCCGACCTCGATGGATCCGCACTTCTACAACCTGTTCTCCAACATCAACGTTTCCGAGCATATCTTCGACTCGCTGACCAAGATGGACCCGGACAGCCGCATCATCCCGGGCCTGGCCGAGTCGTGGAAGCTGGTCAACAACCTCACCTGGGAATTCAAGATCCGCAAGGGCGTGAAGTTCCACGACGGCTCCGAGCTGACCGCCGAGGACGTGATCTGGTCGCTCGACCGCCCCGCCACGATCCAGAACAGCCCGGGCAAGTTCGACGTCTACACCAAGGCGATCGTCAACAAGAAGATCATCGACAAGCACACCATCCAGCTCACCACCAGCCAGCCGTATCCGCTGATGCTGAACGACCTGACGTCGATCTTCATCGTGCAGAAGAAGGCCACGCAGGGCCTGGGCTCGGATGACTTTGCGCAGGGCAAGGGCATGATCGGCACTGGCCCGTTCAAGTTCGTCAGCTATGCGCGCGACGACCGGGTCGAGCTGGTGCGCAACAACGATTACTGGGGCAACAAGCCGGCCTGGGACAAGGTCACGCTGCGCTTTATCCCCAACCCGGCGACGCGCCTGGCGGCGCTGCTGTCGGGCGATGTGCAGGCCATCGAGAACGTGCCCACGCCCGACCTGCCCAAGGTGCGCAAGGATCCCAAGCTGGCGTTCTTCTCCAAGATCTCGCATCGCGTGATCTACCTGTATTTCGATGCCAAGCGCGACAAGTCGCCTTACGTCACCACCAAGGAAGGCGCGCCGCTGGACAAGAACCCGCTGAAGGACACGCGCGTGCGCAATGCCATCAGCATGGCGATCAACCGGCAGGGCATCAAGGACCGGCTGATGGAAGGCCTGTCCGAGCCAACCAACAACCTGGTGCCGCCCACGCTGTTCGGCTACAACCCCAACCTGAAGACGGTCAAGTACGACCCCGAGGGCGCCAAGAAGCTGCTGGCCGAGGCCGGCTTCCCCAATGGCTTCGGCGTGACGCTGCACACGCCCAACAACCGCTACGTCAACGACGAGAAGATCGCGCAGACCATCGCGCAGAACCTGACCCGCATCGGCATCTCGACCAAGGTCGAGGGCATGCCGATGGCGACGTACTCGTCCAAGGGCATCAAGCACGAGTGGTCGTTCGGCCTGCTCGGCTGGGGCGCGCAGACCGGCGAGGTCAGCTCGCCGCTGCGCGCGCTGCTGGCATGCGAAGACAGCAAGAAGGGCTTCGGCACCACCAACTGGGGCGAGTACTGCAACCCGAAGATGGATGTGGTGCTGGAAAAGGCGCTGTCGACGGTGGACGACACCGAGCGCTCCAAGCTGCTGCAGGAAGCCACCGCGATCGCGATCAACGATGGCGGTATCATCCCGATCCACCAGCAGGTGACCACCTGGGCCACGCAGAAGGGCATCGTCTACGTGCCGCGCACCGACGAGCGCACGTACGCGCATAATTTCAAGCCCCAGTAA
- a CDS encoding DUF2891 domain-containing protein yields the protein MGRSALDRETARSFARVALENILRRYPYKLDHMMAGAGDLAGPAAWHPVFCGSYDWHSSVHMHWLLVRLLALHPDLEEAPRIRAMLDAQLRPDAMAAELAYFRRHDSRTFERPYGWGWMLKLQAELLALARHDPHASVWAEACAPLASHLSQQLAEFLDAAAFPVRTGTHYNSAFALVMALAYARTHQDLALRRAIVRRAHRWFGHDQKYPARYEPGGDEFLSGGLTEAVLMHAVMDGCAFSEWWELFVPGQAELANWLTPVTVTNRNDPKAAHLDGLNLSRAWCWRLLEPALPDPLRPLAIRAWSDHIEASLPQAVEGEYVSTHWLASFAVLALAEPIGG from the coding sequence ATGGGGCGTTCGGCGCTGGATCGCGAGACCGCGCGCAGCTTTGCGCGCGTGGCGCTGGAGAATATCCTGCGCCGTTATCCGTACAAGCTGGACCACATGATGGCGGGCGCCGGCGATCTCGCCGGACCGGCCGCCTGGCATCCGGTGTTTTGCGGCAGCTACGACTGGCACTCCAGCGTGCATATGCACTGGCTGCTGGTGCGGCTGCTGGCACTGCATCCGGACCTCGAGGAAGCGCCGCGCATCCGCGCCATGCTGGACGCCCAGTTGCGGCCGGACGCGATGGCCGCCGAACTCGCGTATTTCCGCCGGCACGACTCACGCACCTTCGAGCGCCCCTACGGCTGGGGCTGGATGCTGAAGCTGCAAGCGGAACTGCTGGCGCTGGCACGGCACGACCCGCATGCCAGCGTCTGGGCCGAAGCCTGCGCGCCGCTGGCCTCGCATCTATCGCAGCAACTGGCGGAATTCCTTGATGCGGCAGCGTTCCCGGTGCGCACCGGCACCCACTACAACAGCGCCTTCGCGCTGGTCATGGCGCTGGCCTATGCGCGCACGCACCAGGACCTGGCCCTGCGGCGCGCCATCGTACGGCGCGCCCACCGCTGGTTCGGCCACGACCAGAAGTATCCGGCCCGCTACGAGCCCGGCGGCGACGAGTTCCTGTCCGGTGGGCTGACCGAAGCCGTGCTGATGCACGCGGTGATGGACGGTTGCGCGTTCTCGGAGTGGTGGGAGCTGTTCGTGCCGGGCCAGGCCGAACTGGCCAACTGGCTGACACCGGTGACGGTGACCAACCGCAACGATCCCAAGGCCGCACACCTGGACGGACTGAACCTGTCGCGCGCCTGGTGCTGGCGCCTGCTGGAACCCGCCCTGCCCGATCCGCTGCGGCCGCTGGCGATCCGTGCGTGGTCGGACCATATCGAGGCGTCGCTGCCCCAGGCGGTGGAGGGCGAGTATGTGTCCACGCACTGGCTGGCCTCGTTCGCGGTGCTCGCGCTGGCCGAACCGATCGGCGGCTGA
- a CDS encoding amino acid ABC transporter ATP-binding protein yields the protein MIAARDIFKSFGPLQVLRGVSLTLRKGDVTAVIGPSGSGKSTLLRCLNHLEVIDRGTLHIEGETLAAAGPDGAARYVADAEVRRICRKMGMVFQSFNLFPHMTVLQNIIEAPVTVKGLRRDAVIPKAEELLRKVGLLAKRDSYPARLSGGQKQRVAIARALAMEPDIMLFDEPTSALDPELTGEVLRTMRQLAEEHMTMLVVTHEMGFAREVANHVVFMDEGRILEEGPPGEVFGAPAHARTREFLAHML from the coding sequence ATGATCGCGGCACGGGACATCTTCAAGTCGTTCGGGCCGCTGCAGGTCTTGCGCGGCGTTTCGCTGACCTTGCGCAAGGGCGATGTCACCGCGGTGATCGGCCCGTCGGGCTCGGGCAAGAGTACCTTGCTGCGCTGCCTGAACCACCTCGAGGTGATCGACCGCGGCACCCTGCACATCGAGGGCGAAACGCTGGCCGCAGCTGGCCCCGACGGCGCGGCCCGCTATGTGGCGGACGCCGAAGTGCGCCGCATCTGCCGGAAGATGGGCATGGTGTTCCAGTCGTTCAACCTGTTTCCGCACATGACGGTGCTGCAGAACATCATCGAGGCGCCGGTGACGGTCAAGGGGCTGCGGCGCGATGCGGTGATCCCCAAGGCCGAGGAACTGCTGCGCAAGGTCGGCCTGCTGGCCAAGCGCGACAGCTATCCGGCGCGGCTGTCCGGCGGCCAGAAGCAGCGCGTGGCGATCGCGCGCGCGCTGGCGATGGAACCGGACATCATGCTGTTCGACGAGCCCACTTCCGCGCTGGACCCGGAACTGACCGGCGAGGTGCTGCGCACCATGCGTCAACTGGCGGAGGAGCATATGACCATGCTCGTCGTCACCCATGAAATGGGGTTTGCGCGGGAAGTGGCGAACCACGTCGTGTTCATGGACGAGGGCCGGATTCTCGAGGAAGGCCCGCCGGGCGAGGTGTTCGGCGCGCCGGCCCACGCGCGCACCCGTGAATTCCTGGCGCACATGCTCTAG
- a CDS encoding DUF3047 domain-containing protein: MTAKMFRLVSTGAASALLLAGCASTPPESSAPQGQPALAVPAASSSAIDCQAFTARMAAHAAAQAETAVPEPDALAAANTLAADAEAGDDGEPAEASPATLARLPLFSVSPRGDRLPVGWHPWTINRNKTPTTYTLAEVDQRVVVHAKADSSASGLYVPLRERDAGMVRWTWKTSGIIRNADNSHGPREDSPLRLFVAFDGDKGALPLKDQLMYEMARLTTGREMPYATLMYIWGGQRAEGAVVKNPHTDRVRMIVVDSGMKHANEWRCHERDLRADYRKAFGTDPGRVIAVGIMTDTDNTKSKAEAWYGDIALD, translated from the coding sequence ATGACGGCCAAGATGTTTCGGCTGGTTTCGACTGGCGCCGCCAGCGCGCTTCTGCTGGCAGGGTGCGCTTCCACTCCCCCTGAATCTTCCGCCCCGCAAGGACAACCGGCTTTGGCCGTCCCTGCCGCCTCCAGCTCCGCCATCGATTGCCAGGCCTTCACAGCGCGCATGGCGGCCCACGCCGCCGCGCAGGCCGAGACCGCAGTCCCTGAACCCGACGCCCTGGCCGCTGCCAACACCCTGGCAGCGGATGCCGAAGCAGGGGACGATGGCGAACCCGCCGAGGCCTCGCCGGCCACCCTCGCCAGGTTGCCGCTGTTTTCGGTTTCACCTCGCGGCGACCGGCTGCCTGTAGGCTGGCACCCGTGGACCATCAACCGCAACAAGACTCCCACCACTTACACGCTGGCCGAGGTCGATCAGCGTGTCGTGGTGCACGCCAAGGCCGACAGTTCGGCCTCCGGACTTTATGTGCCGCTGCGCGAGCGCGATGCCGGCATGGTGCGCTGGACCTGGAAGACCAGCGGCATCATCCGCAACGCCGACAACAGCCATGGCCCGCGCGAGGATTCGCCGCTGCGGCTGTTCGTCGCCTTTGACGGCGACAAGGGCGCGCTGCCGCTCAAGGACCAGTTGATGTACGAGATGGCGCGGCTGACCACCGGGCGCGAGATGCCGTACGCCACGCTGATGTATATCTGGGGCGGCCAGCGCGCGGAAGGCGCGGTGGTGAAGAACCCGCACACCGATCGTGTGCGCATGATCGTGGTCGATAGCGGCATGAAGCACGCCAATGAGTGGCGTTGCCACGAGCGAGATCTGCGCGCAGACTATCGCAAGGCGTTCGGCACTGACCCCGGCCGCGTCATCGCGGTCGGCATCATGACCGATACCGACAATACCAAGAGCAAGGCCGAAGCCTGGTACGGCGACATCGCGCTGGACTAG
- a CDS encoding M20 aminoacylase family protein — MKLIPEILQAQAEIRAIRRDIHAHPELCFEEQRTADVVARNLEAWGIEVHRGLGTTGLVGVIRNGSSSRTIGLRADMDALPLQEANTFEHRSQHVGKMHACGHDGHTAMLLGAARYLAQHKPFDGTVHLIFQPAEEGGGGAREMIKDGLFERFPCDAVFGVHNWPGMPMGAFGTRAGPLMASSNEFRIVVRGKGAHAAMPNNGNDPVFTAAQIVSALQGIITRNKRPIDTAVISVTQFHAGDATNIVPDQAWIGGTVRTFTVPVLDLIERRMEEVARAVAAAFDCTVEYEFHRNYPPTINSEAETGFAATVAAELVGADNVDSNVEPTMGAEDFSFMLQHRPGCYLFLGNGDGGHRDAGHGLGPCMLHNPSYDFNDELLPVGSTFFVRLVEKWLAPA; from the coding sequence ATGAAGCTGATCCCCGAAATCCTGCAGGCACAAGCCGAAATCCGCGCGATCCGGCGCGACATCCACGCCCATCCCGAACTCTGCTTCGAAGAACAGCGCACCGCCGACGTGGTCGCGCGCAACCTCGAAGCGTGGGGCATCGAAGTCCACCGCGGGCTCGGCACCACCGGCCTGGTTGGTGTGATCCGCAATGGCAGCAGCTCGCGCACCATCGGCCTGCGCGCCGACATGGACGCGCTGCCGCTGCAGGAAGCCAATACCTTCGAGCACCGCTCGCAGCACGTCGGCAAGATGCACGCGTGCGGCCATGACGGCCACACCGCGATGCTGCTCGGCGCGGCGCGCTACCTGGCGCAGCACAAGCCCTTCGACGGCACCGTGCACCTGATCTTCCAGCCGGCCGAGGAAGGCGGCGGCGGCGCGCGCGAGATGATCAAGGACGGCCTGTTCGAGCGCTTTCCGTGCGACGCGGTGTTCGGCGTGCACAACTGGCCGGGCATGCCGATGGGCGCCTTCGGCACACGCGCGGGTCCGCTGATGGCATCGAGCAACGAGTTCCGCATCGTCGTGCGCGGCAAGGGCGCGCATGCGGCCATGCCCAACAACGGCAACGACCCGGTATTCACCGCGGCGCAGATCGTGTCGGCGCTGCAGGGCATCATCACGCGCAACAAGCGCCCGATCGATACCGCGGTGATCTCGGTGACGCAGTTCCATGCCGGCGATGCCACCAACATCGTGCCGGACCAGGCCTGGATCGGCGGTACCGTGCGTACCTTCACGGTGCCGGTGCTCGACCTGATCGAGCGGCGCATGGAAGAGGTGGCGCGCGCGGTGGCGGCGGCATTCGACTGCACCGTCGAATACGAATTCCACCGCAACTACCCGCCCACCATCAACAGCGAGGCCGAAACCGGCTTTGCCGCCACGGTCGCCGCCGAGCTGGTCGGCGCGGACAACGTCGACAGCAACGTCGAGCCCACCATGGGCGCCGAGGATTTCTCGTTCATGCTGCAGCACAGGCCCGGCTGCTATCTGTTCCTCGGCAATGGCGACGGCGGCCATCGCGACGCCGGTCATGGCCTCGGGCCTTGCATGCTGCACAACCCCAGCTACGATTTCAACGACGAACTGCTGCCGGTCGGCTCGACCTTCTTCGTGCGGCTGGTGGAGAAGTGGCTCGCACCTGCCTGA
- a CDS encoding ABC transporter permease — MLVFIIRRLMQSVVVLFVMSLLVFLGVFAIGNPVDILINPQADQEDIKRTIAALGLDKPLWEQYWVFLQNALQGNLGTSFAHGTPALKLIFERMPATMELAVCAILLAIVLGIPLGLWAGLRPKGIAGKSIMTVSILGFSLPTFWVGLMLIMVFAVQLGWLPSNGRGETVRVLGIPLSFLTADGIRHLILPAVTLSLLNIAMVIRLTRAGTQEAMLQDYVKFARAKGLSNTRIVGVHVLKNILIPIVTVIALQFGSIIAFAIVTETIFAWPGMGKLIIDSIQLLDRPVIVAYLMVIVTLFILINLVVDIIYSMLDPRVRIADNKG, encoded by the coding sequence ATGCTGGTCTTTATCATCCGGCGCCTGATGCAGAGCGTGGTCGTGCTCTTCGTCATGTCGCTGCTGGTTTTCCTCGGCGTCTTTGCCATCGGCAATCCCGTCGACATCCTGATCAACCCGCAGGCCGACCAGGAGGACATCAAGCGCACCATCGCGGCGCTGGGCCTGGACAAGCCGCTGTGGGAGCAGTACTGGGTGTTCCTGCAGAACGCGCTGCAAGGCAACCTCGGTACCTCGTTCGCGCATGGCACGCCGGCGCTCAAGCTGATCTTCGAGCGCATGCCGGCAACCATGGAGCTGGCGGTCTGCGCGATCCTGCTGGCGATCGTGCTGGGCATCCCGCTGGGCCTGTGGGCCGGGCTGCGGCCCAAGGGCATTGCCGGCAAGTCGATCATGACGGTGTCGATCCTGGGTTTCTCGCTGCCCACCTTCTGGGTCGGGCTGATGCTGATCATGGTGTTCGCGGTGCAGCTGGGCTGGCTGCCGTCCAACGGCCGCGGCGAGACCGTGCGCGTGCTGGGCATCCCGCTCAGCTTCCTGACCGCCGATGGCATCCGCCACCTGATCCTGCCGGCCGTGACGCTGTCGCTGCTCAACATCGCCATGGTGATCCGGCTCACGCGCGCCGGCACGCAAGAGGCGATGCTGCAGGACTACGTCAAGTTCGCGCGCGCCAAGGGGCTGTCCAACACCCGCATCGTCGGCGTGCATGTGCTGAAGAACATCCTGATTCCCATCGTCACCGTGATCGCGCTGCAGTTCGGCTCGATCATCGCCTTTGCAATCGTGACCGAGACCATCTTCGCCTGGCCCGGCATGGGCAAGCTCATCATCGATTCGATCCAGCTGTTGGACCGGCCGGTGATCGTCGCCTACCTGATGGTGATCGTGACGCTGTTCATCCTGATCAACCTGGTGGTGGACATCATCTACAGCATGCTCGATCCACGCGTGCGCATTGCCGATAACAAGGGCTGA
- a CDS encoding ABC transporter ATP-binding protein gives MAQPTLVVEHLKTHFYTRGGIARAVDDVSFTVGRGEIMGLVGESGSGKSMTGYSIMGLIDPPGKIVDGRIALTSRDGVTRDLRALTPAQQRDVRGNRIAMIFQDPMMTLNPVLRIDTQMIEAVLAHENVSKAVARERARNALARVGIPSPDERLQAYPHQFSGGMRQRVAIATALLNKPDLIIADEPTTALDVTIQGQILYEMQTLCRESGTALIWITHDLSVVAGLADSVCVMYAGKIVEAGDVRQVLEHPEHPYTHGLISSAPSRNPRGAPLRQIPGMTPSLLNLPGGCSFRERCPYATAACKTEPPLETAADGRRLRCFHPVLANQEAA, from the coding sequence ATGGCACAACCGACGCTGGTGGTCGAACACCTGAAAACGCATTTCTATACGCGCGGCGGCATCGCCCGGGCCGTCGACGACGTGTCCTTCACCGTGGGCCGCGGCGAGATCATGGGGCTGGTGGGCGAGTCCGGCTCGGGCAAGTCCATGACCGGCTATTCGATCATGGGCCTGATCGACCCGCCCGGGAAGATCGTCGACGGCCGCATCGCGCTGACCAGCCGCGACGGCGTCACGCGCGACCTGCGCGCGCTTACGCCGGCGCAGCAGCGCGACGTGCGCGGCAACCGCATCGCGATGATCTTCCAGGATCCGATGATGACGCTGAACCCGGTGCTGCGCATCGATACGCAGATGATCGAGGCGGTGCTGGCGCATGAGAACGTAAGCAAGGCGGTGGCGCGCGAGCGCGCGCGCAATGCGCTGGCGCGGGTCGGCATTCCGTCGCCGGACGAGCGCCTGCAGGCCTATCCGCACCAGTTCTCGGGCGGCATGCGCCAGCGCGTGGCGATCGCCACGGCGCTGCTGAACAAGCCCGACCTGATCATTGCCGACGAACCGACCACGGCGCTCGACGTGACCATCCAGGGCCAGATCCTGTACGAGATGCAGACCCTGTGCCGCGAATCCGGCACGGCGCTGATCTGGATCACGCACGATCTGTCGGTGGTGGCGGGGCTGGCCGATTCGGTCTGCGTGATGTATGCCGGCAAGATCGTCGAGGCCGGCGACGTGCGCCAGGTGCTGGAGCACCCCGAGCATCCCTACACGCACGGGCTGATCAGCTCGGCGCCGTCGCGCAATCCGCGCGGCGCGCCGCTGCGGCAGATCCCGGGCATGACGCCATCGCTGCTGAACCTGCCGGGCGGCTGCTCGTTCCGCGAGCGCTGTCCCTATGCGACCGCGGCCTGCAAGACCGAACCCCCGCTGGAAACCGCCGCGGACGGGCGCCGCCTGCGCTGCTTCCATCCGGTGCTGGCCAACCAGGAGGCGGCATGA